The Streptomyces nitrosporeus genome includes a window with the following:
- a CDS encoding helix-turn-helix transcriptional regulator: MLGAVETNTVSPVFVGRTGELASLTETLGRASAGEPQALLIGGEAGVGKTRLVEEFLAVARRREAVVAVGGCVEIGADGLPYAPFATALRALRRALPEELDRALAGQEGELARLLPELGETGRTADDEHGTARLFELTARLLERVCAGRTVVLVLEDLHWADTSTRNLLAYLFRTLRTGHLVMIGTYRADDIHRRHPLRPLLAELDRLRTVGRIGLGRFSRAEVARQLAGILAVTPEAELVDQIFDRSDGNAFFVEELARSLECCGDDSRLPGSLRDLLLVRVETLPEESQRIVRIVAEGGSTVEHPLLAAVARLPDDDLDQALRAAVGANILLPAPGPDGYRFRHSLVREAVSDDLLPGERTRLNRRYAESLEADPGLVRADERAARLASYWYAAHDPAKALPAVLEAAVEARRRYAYSEQLRLLERAMELWDDVSEEVRATLRPFDHAETYPGCGCPPGSTSLSHFDLMAEATVAARISGDRERALAIAKKALRVVDEREDPLRAAWFWLQRSRLVQNLSRSDGRRELDTARALVRGLEPSAVHADVLANVASWGALHLPGPDSLVAADRAVEYARLVGDEPIELHARLTRGWLTIDAGAVEEGLAEMYGVRDRAEELHTVGVMSRAAVNLASSLESAGRSAQAVAAADHGIGLCHDHGVPDSEAWVRANQAQSYFSLGRWDESEAALDAAAPLSRSNKSHGLVASRRTDLALARGDFAEAGKQLALNRRMVDSHDPQPQLMITPVQHAMVLAARRGRIAEARAAFEARSEEGFPPGTQRYALPLLHAAAEIEADARGLPAAAPGRPAVLERIRRHLKRLPALVPVWAAYGVLTEAELARAEGTDTPEHWARAAGAFGPLERPYELARIRHRWAECLLTAPGDRRAAADLLREAHRTALRLGARPLTESIELLAGRARITLATGPAGAPTADEEDTAGVDATGSFGLTAREQEVHRLVAEGYTNRRIAEELYIAPKTASVHVSHILAKLGVSSRGEAAALAHRLRLYARG, from the coding sequence ATGCTCGGCGCCGTGGAGACCAACACCGTCAGCCCCGTCTTCGTCGGCCGTACCGGCGAACTCGCCTCGCTCACCGAGACGCTGGGCCGCGCCTCGGCGGGCGAGCCGCAGGCGCTGCTCATCGGCGGTGAGGCGGGCGTCGGAAAGACCCGGCTGGTCGAGGAGTTCCTCGCGGTCGCACGCCGCCGCGAGGCCGTCGTAGCCGTCGGGGGCTGCGTGGAGATCGGCGCCGACGGCCTGCCGTACGCCCCCTTCGCCACCGCACTGCGCGCCCTGCGCCGCGCCCTGCCCGAAGAACTGGACCGGGCGCTCGCCGGCCAGGAGGGCGAACTGGCCCGGCTGCTGCCCGAACTCGGCGAGACCGGGCGGACGGCGGACGACGAGCACGGCACGGCTCGCCTCTTCGAACTCACCGCCCGGCTCCTGGAACGCGTCTGCGCCGGCCGCACCGTCGTCCTCGTCCTGGAGGACCTCCACTGGGCCGACACCTCCACCCGCAACCTGCTGGCCTACCTCTTCCGCACCCTGCGCACCGGACACCTCGTCATGATCGGCACCTACCGCGCCGACGACATCCACCGCCGCCACCCGCTGCGCCCGCTCCTGGCCGAGCTGGACCGGCTCCGCACGGTCGGACGGATCGGCCTCGGCCGGTTCAGCCGCGCCGAGGTCGCCCGCCAGCTGGCCGGGATACTCGCCGTGACCCCCGAGGCGGAACTGGTCGACCAGATATTCGACCGCTCCGACGGCAACGCCTTCTTCGTCGAGGAGCTCGCCCGCTCCCTGGAATGCTGCGGAGACGACTCCCGGCTCCCCGGCTCGCTGCGCGACCTCCTGCTCGTACGCGTCGAGACCCTGCCCGAGGAGTCCCAGCGGATCGTGCGCATCGTCGCCGAGGGCGGCTCCACCGTCGAGCACCCGCTCCTCGCCGCCGTCGCCCGGCTGCCCGACGACGACCTCGACCAGGCGCTCCGGGCCGCCGTCGGAGCCAACATCCTGCTGCCCGCCCCCGGCCCGGACGGCTACCGCTTCCGGCACTCCCTGGTCCGCGAGGCCGTCAGCGACGACCTGCTGCCCGGCGAACGCACCCGCCTCAACCGCCGGTACGCCGAAAGCCTGGAGGCGGACCCCGGCCTCGTCCGGGCCGACGAACGCGCCGCCCGCCTCGCCAGCTACTGGTACGCCGCCCACGACCCCGCCAAGGCGCTGCCCGCCGTACTCGAAGCCGCCGTCGAAGCCCGGCGCCGCTACGCCTACTCCGAGCAACTACGGCTGCTGGAAAGGGCGATGGAGCTCTGGGACGACGTGTCGGAGGAGGTGCGGGCCACCCTGCGCCCCTTCGACCACGCCGAGACCTACCCGGGCTGCGGCTGTCCGCCGGGCAGCACGTCGCTGAGCCACTTCGACCTGATGGCCGAGGCGACCGTCGCCGCGCGGATCAGCGGCGACCGCGAACGGGCCCTGGCCATCGCGAAGAAGGCCCTGCGGGTCGTCGACGAGCGGGAGGACCCGCTGCGCGCCGCCTGGTTCTGGCTCCAGCGCTCCCGGCTCGTGCAGAACCTCTCCCGGAGCGACGGCCGCCGCGAACTCGACACCGCCCGGGCACTGGTGCGCGGTCTGGAACCCTCCGCCGTGCACGCCGACGTCCTCGCGAACGTGGCCAGCTGGGGCGCGCTGCACCTGCCCGGACCGGACAGCCTCGTCGCCGCCGACCGCGCCGTGGAGTACGCGCGTCTCGTCGGGGACGAGCCCATCGAACTGCACGCCCGGCTCACCCGGGGCTGGCTCACCATCGACGCGGGAGCCGTCGAGGAGGGCCTCGCGGAGATGTACGGGGTACGCGACCGCGCCGAGGAGCTCCACACGGTCGGTGTGATGAGCCGCGCCGCCGTCAACCTGGCCTCGTCGCTGGAGTCCGCCGGCCGCTCGGCCCAAGCGGTGGCCGCCGCCGACCACGGCATCGGGCTCTGCCACGACCACGGGGTGCCGGACTCCGAGGCATGGGTCCGGGCCAACCAGGCCCAGTCCTACTTCTCACTGGGCCGCTGGGACGAGAGCGAGGCCGCCCTCGACGCCGCCGCCCCGCTCTCACGGTCCAACAAGTCCCACGGACTCGTGGCCTCCCGCCGTACGGATCTGGCCCTGGCCCGGGGCGACTTCGCCGAGGCCGGGAAGCAGCTGGCCCTGAACAGGCGCATGGTCGACTCCCACGACCCGCAGCCCCAGCTCATGATCACCCCCGTCCAGCACGCCATGGTCCTGGCCGCCCGGCGGGGGAGGATCGCCGAGGCACGGGCCGCCTTCGAGGCCCGCTCCGAGGAGGGCTTCCCGCCGGGCACCCAGCGCTACGCCCTGCCCCTGCTGCACGCCGCCGCCGAGATCGAGGCCGACGCGCGGGGCCTGCCCGCCGCCGCACCCGGCCGGCCGGCCGTGCTGGAGCGGATCCGCCGGCACCTCAAGCGGCTCCCCGCGCTCGTCCCCGTCTGGGCCGCCTACGGAGTGCTGACCGAGGCGGAACTGGCCCGGGCGGAAGGCACGGACACCCCGGAGCACTGGGCGCGCGCCGCCGGGGCGTTCGGCCCGCTGGAGCGGCCCTACGAACTGGCCCGGATCCGCCACCGGTGGGCGGAGTGCCTCCTCACCGCCCCCGGGGACCGGCGCGCCGCGGCGGACCTCCTGCGCGAGGCCCACCGCACGGCACTGCGGCTCGGCGCCCGGCCTCTGACGGAGAGCATCGAACTGCTGGCCGGCCGGGCACGGATCACGCTGGCCACCGGCCCTGCCGGGGCACCCACGGCGGACGAGGAGGACACGGCCGGGGTGGACGCGACCGGGTCCTTCGGCCTGACCGCCCGCGAACAGGAGGTGCACCGGCTGGTCGCGGAGGGATACACCAACCGCCGGATCGCCGAGGAGCTCTACATCGCGCCGAAGACCGCCAGCGTGCACGTCTCCCACATCCTGGCCAAGCTGGGCGTATCCAGCCGGGGCGAGGCCGCCGCACTGGCCCACCGCCTCCGGCTGTACGCCCGGGGATGA